In one window of Nocardia brasiliensis DNA:
- a CDS encoding dihydrofolate reductase gives MNEHARLRRHGSRARTIGLIWAQTPDGVIGAENTIPWRVPEDMANFKAVTMGHPVIMGRRTWDSLPPRFRPLVGRRNIVVTRQPEWSAAGAERAGSLPEALALSGQDTVWIAGGGEIYRAAMAFATDLLVTEVDTAVAGDAYAPTIGPEWKDADTSPWQRSTSGVDYRIRRYIRRSTD, from the coding sequence GTGAACGAGCACGCGCGCCTGCGCAGGCACGGCAGCCGCGCCCGCACGATCGGGTTGATCTGGGCGCAGACACCCGATGGCGTGATCGGCGCCGAGAACACCATTCCCTGGCGAGTGCCCGAGGACATGGCGAACTTCAAGGCCGTCACCATGGGCCATCCGGTGATCATGGGCAGGCGGACCTGGGACTCGCTGCCGCCCCGCTTCCGGCCGCTGGTCGGGCGCCGCAACATCGTGGTGACCAGGCAGCCCGAGTGGAGCGCCGCGGGCGCCGAACGCGCGGGCTCGCTGCCCGAGGCGCTGGCGCTCAGCGGGCAGGACACCGTGTGGATCGCCGGTGGCGGCGAGATCTATCGCGCCGCCATGGCTTTCGCCACCGACCTGCTCGTCACCGAGGTCGACACCGCGGTCGCCGGCGATGCCTACGCGCCCACCATCGGCCCCGAGTGGAAGGACGCCGACACCTCGCCGTGGCAGCGCTCCACCTCGGGTGTCGACTATCGAATCCGCCGCTATATCCGCAGGTCCACAGACTGA
- a CDS encoding family 1 encapsulin nanocompartment shell protein: MNNLHRELAPITDEAWSAIEEEATRTFKRHIAGRRVVDVSGPHGLDYAAVGTGHTTSIAAPADGVLARQRVVAPLVELRVPFRLSREELDNVERGAKDTDLDAVKDAAQKIAFAEDRAIFEGYPAANITGIRASSTNQAIALPSDPRQVPESVALALSALRLAGVDGPYSVLLSADLFTAVSETSDHGHPIRTHIERLIPDGEIIWAPAIDGAFVLTTRGGDYDLRLGQDLSIGYLSHDAESVQLYFQQSLTFLVYTAEAAVALES, translated from the coding sequence ATGAACAACCTCCATCGCGAACTCGCGCCGATCACCGACGAGGCTTGGTCGGCGATCGAGGAAGAGGCGACGCGCACCTTCAAACGCCACATCGCGGGCCGCCGCGTCGTGGATGTGTCCGGCCCGCACGGCCTGGATTACGCGGCCGTCGGCACCGGGCACACCACCTCGATCGCGGCGCCCGCCGACGGCGTGCTCGCCCGCCAGCGCGTGGTCGCGCCGCTGGTCGAGCTGCGAGTGCCGTTCCGGTTGTCCCGCGAGGAACTCGACAACGTCGAACGCGGCGCCAAGGACACCGATCTGGACGCGGTGAAGGACGCCGCGCAGAAGATCGCGTTCGCCGAGGACCGGGCCATCTTCGAGGGGTACCCGGCCGCGAACATCACCGGCATCCGCGCCAGTTCGACCAACCAGGCCATCGCGCTGCCCAGCGATCCGCGGCAGGTGCCGGAGTCGGTGGCGCTCGCGTTGAGCGCGCTGCGCCTGGCCGGCGTCGACGGACCGTACTCGGTGCTGTTGAGTGCGGACCTGTTCACGGCGGTCAGCGAGACCTCCGACCACGGTCATCCGATCCGCACCCACATCGAGCGCCTCATCCCGGACGGCGAGATCATCTGGGCGCCCGCCATCGACGGCGCGTTCGTGCTCACCACCCGCGGCGGCGACTACGACCTGCGGCTCGGCCAGGATCTGTCCATCGGCTATCTGTCCCACGACGCCGAGTCGGTGCAGCTGTACTTCCAGCAGAGCCTGACCTTCCTGGTGTACACCGCGGAGGCCGCGGTCGCGCTCGAATCCTGA
- a CDS encoding carboxylesterase/lipase family protein encodes MVASTDIRTADGVVRGRRGRRVLRWRSLPYAAPPVGELRFRAPQPVTPWTGVRECTEFGFAAMQHRAGARIGPRHFQATDEDALTLNVTVPATASTTPRPVLVFIHGGGYLIGTSALGLYSGARLALRGDVVMVSLNYRLGAFGYLDFGEFSTPEHTFESNLGLRDQVAALRWVRTNIAAFGGDPDNVTIFGESAGAHAVLSLLATPAAKGLFHQAISQSPPADWAMTAEAARVFARRCVTELGATPQNAAETLRTASANAIRRAVDRTGGRVVREHRGLFPVAPVVDGEFLPQAPIEAIIDGNAHRVPLIIGTNRDEGTLFAKFADSLPTTPRRLRAAVGSAAAESRIAAAYPGYPGARAAVRAGGDFVFWRPSVRVMAGHSRYAPTYAYRYDFAPRALRLIGLGASHATDLVPVFGGGDASFGFAFTAAGGRRGLQAVTRQFQDNWLAFARTGAPLPSWPPYTEDRRTTLIIDCPTHLEHDPDKAKRLAWQDIRIPTLHEQAT; translated from the coding sequence ATGGTGGCATCGACAGATATCCGGACCGCCGACGGAGTAGTCCGCGGTCGTCGTGGCCGCCGCGTTTTACGCTGGCGGTCCCTCCCCTACGCGGCCCCTCCGGTGGGCGAGTTGCGTTTTCGCGCCCCGCAACCGGTGACCCCGTGGACCGGGGTGCGCGAGTGCACCGAATTCGGGTTCGCCGCAATGCAGCACCGCGCAGGCGCGCGGATCGGACCACGGCACTTCCAGGCCACCGACGAGGACGCGCTGACGTTGAACGTCACGGTGCCCGCCACCGCGTCGACCACGCCGCGCCCGGTGCTCGTCTTCATCCACGGCGGCGGCTATCTCATCGGCACCTCGGCGCTCGGACTGTATTCCGGCGCCCGGCTGGCATTGCGCGGCGACGTGGTCATGGTGTCGTTGAACTATCGGCTCGGCGCGTTCGGCTACCTGGATTTCGGTGAATTCAGCACGCCGGAGCACACTTTCGAGTCGAACCTGGGCCTGCGCGATCAGGTCGCCGCGCTGCGCTGGGTACGAACCAACATCGCGGCCTTCGGCGGCGACCCGGACAACGTGACGATCTTCGGCGAATCCGCAGGCGCACACGCGGTCTTGAGCCTGCTCGCCACTCCGGCCGCGAAAGGGCTCTTCCACCAAGCTATTTCGCAGAGCCCGCCGGCGGATTGGGCGATGACCGCCGAGGCTGCCCGCGTCTTCGCGCGCCGGTGCGTCACCGAACTCGGCGCCACACCGCAGAACGCCGCAGAGACCCTGCGCACCGCGAGCGCCAACGCGATCCGGCGCGCTGTCGATCGCACCGGCGGCCGGGTAGTGCGCGAGCATCGCGGTCTGTTCCCGGTCGCGCCGGTGGTGGACGGCGAGTTCCTACCGCAGGCGCCGATCGAGGCGATCATCGACGGCAACGCGCACCGGGTGCCGCTGATCATCGGCACCAACCGGGACGAGGGCACCCTGTTCGCCAAGTTCGCCGACTCGCTGCCGACCACGCCGCGGCGACTACGGGCCGCGGTCGGCTCCGCCGCCGCCGAATCCCGCATCGCCGCCGCCTATCCCGGCTATCCGGGCGCGCGGGCCGCGGTGCGCGCGGGCGGTGATTTCGTCTTCTGGCGGCCGTCGGTCCGCGTGATGGCGGGGCACAGCAGGTACGCGCCCACCTACGCCTACCGCTACGACTTCGCCCCGCGCGCGCTGCGCCTCATCGGCCTCGGCGCCTCGCACGCCACCGATCTCGTCCCGGTCTTCGGTGGCGGCGACGCCTCATTCGGCTTCGCCTTCACCGCGGCGGGCGGGCGGCGCGGACTGCAGGCCGTGACGCGCCAGTTCCAGGACAACTGGCTGGCCTTCGCGCGCACCGGCGCACCGCTGCCGTCCTGGCCGCCCTACACCGAGGACCGCCGCACCACGCTGATCATCGACTGCCCCACACACCTGGAGCACGACCCAGACAAAGCCAAACGCCTTGCCTGGCAAGACATCCGAATTCCCACCCTGCACGAGCAGGCTACTTGA
- a CDS encoding cupin domain-containing protein gives MDKKSLTAVARQQLKLASTATSGRSSQTIYGGHANTLRQTVVGLSAGQSLAEHDNAGEATLLVLSGTLTLISGANEWKGSTGDLLVVPKARHSVKAVDDVAFLLTVAK, from the coding sequence ATGGACAAGAAATCGCTGACTGCGGTTGCTCGACAACAACTCAAGTTGGCCAGCACCGCCACGAGCGGGCGCAGTTCGCAGACGATCTACGGCGGTCACGCGAACACACTGCGCCAGACCGTGGTCGGCCTCAGCGCGGGTCAGAGCCTGGCCGAGCACGACAACGCGGGCGAGGCCACCCTGCTCGTGCTCAGCGGCACCCTGACCCTGATCAGCGGTGCCAACGAATGGAAGGGCTCCACCGGTGACCTGCTGGTGGTGCCCAAGGCCAGGCACAGCGTCAAAGCCGTCGACGATGTCGCCTTCCTGCTGACGGTCGCCAAGTAG
- a CDS encoding thymidylate synthase, producing the protein MRRACQTRQRLESAGVATTDTQYEDLLRLVLASGTNKADRTGTGTRSIFGHQLRYDLSQGFPLITTKKVHLKSIVYELLWFLRGDSNVSWLREHGVTIWDEWADAQGELGPVYGVQWRSWPTPDGTHVDQLSEVLRTLRTNPDSRRMLVSAWNVAELDKMALAPCHAFFQFYVADGRLSCQLYQRSADLFLGVPFNIASYALLTHMVAQQSELEPGDFIWTGGDCHIYDNHLDQVGEQLSREPYPFPTLRLRPAPTLFDYAYEDVEVVGYQHHPAIKAPVAV; encoded by the coding sequence ATGCGCCGAGCTTGCCAAACACGACAAAGACTAGAGTCGGCAGGCGTGGCGACGACCGATACCCAGTACGAGGACCTGCTCCGACTGGTGCTCGCATCCGGCACGAACAAGGCCGACCGCACCGGCACCGGAACGCGCAGCATCTTCGGTCACCAGCTGCGCTATGACCTTTCGCAGGGCTTCCCGCTGATCACCACCAAAAAGGTGCATCTGAAGTCGATCGTCTACGAGTTGCTGTGGTTCCTGCGCGGCGATTCCAACGTGAGCTGGTTGCGGGAGCACGGCGTCACCATCTGGGACGAATGGGCCGACGCCCAGGGCGAACTGGGCCCGGTCTACGGCGTTCAGTGGCGGTCGTGGCCGACGCCGGACGGTACCCACGTCGATCAGCTCTCCGAGGTCCTGCGGACACTGCGGACCAACCCGGACTCCCGGCGCATGCTGGTGTCGGCCTGGAACGTCGCGGAGTTGGACAAGATGGCGCTGGCCCCCTGCCACGCCTTCTTCCAGTTCTACGTGGCCGACGGGCGGCTGTCCTGCCAGCTGTATCAGCGCAGTGCAGACCTGTTCCTCGGCGTGCCGTTCAATATCGCCAGCTACGCGCTGCTCACCCACATGGTGGCCCAGCAGAGCGAACTCGAGCCCGGCGACTTCATCTGGACTGGCGGCGACTGCCACATCTACGACAACCATCTCGACCAGGTCGGCGAGCAGCTGTCCAGGGAGCCGTACCCGTTCCCGACCCTGCGGCTGCGGCCCGCGCCGACGCTGTTCGACTACGCCTACGAGGACGTGGAAGTGGTCGGCTATCAGCATCATCCGGCGATCAAGGCGCCGGTCGCGGTGTGA
- a CDS encoding Fpg/Nei family DNA glycosylase gives MPELPEVEALAQFLREHAVGAVVGRVDVAALSAVKTYDPPVTALSGRDVTGAGRWGKFLGMDCGGLWLITHLSRGGWLRWIDEPSQTPPKPGGKSPLALRVHFFTPEGATPAIDLTEAGTKKRLAVYLVDDPKLVPGIARLGPDALEVTEQEFAEILRGAAQRIKTAIVDQTLIAGIGNAYSDEILHTARISPFANTKTLAADKVAELYAAMRAVLTDAVQRSVGQDAARLKGEKRSGMRVHARTGLPCPVCGDTVREVSYAERSFQYCPTCQTGGKILADRRMSRLLK, from the coding sequence GTGCCCGAACTACCTGAAGTGGAGGCGTTGGCGCAGTTCCTGCGGGAACATGCGGTCGGCGCCGTGGTGGGGCGTGTTGATGTCGCGGCCTTGAGCGCCGTGAAGACCTACGATCCGCCGGTGACCGCACTGTCCGGCCGCGATGTCACCGGTGCGGGGCGCTGGGGGAAGTTCCTCGGCATGGACTGCGGCGGGCTGTGGTTGATCACGCACCTGTCCCGCGGCGGCTGGCTGCGTTGGATCGACGAACCGAGCCAGACGCCGCCGAAGCCGGGTGGCAAGAGCCCGCTGGCGTTGCGCGTGCACTTCTTCACCCCGGAGGGCGCGACGCCCGCGATCGACCTCACCGAGGCGGGCACCAAGAAGCGCCTCGCGGTGTACCTCGTCGACGACCCGAAGCTGGTCCCCGGCATCGCCCGGCTCGGACCCGACGCGCTCGAGGTGACCGAGCAGGAGTTCGCCGAGATCTTGCGCGGCGCCGCGCAGCGGATCAAGACCGCGATCGTCGACCAGACCCTGATCGCGGGCATCGGCAACGCCTACTCCGACGAGATCCTGCACACCGCGCGGATCTCGCCGTTCGCCAACACCAAAACCCTTGCGGCGGACAAGGTCGCCGAACTGTACGCGGCGATGCGCGCCGTGCTGACCGACGCGGTGCAGCGCTCGGTCGGCCAGGACGCCGCCCGGCTCAAGGGCGAGAAGCGTTCCGGCATGCGGGTACACGCCAGAACCGGTCTGCCGTGCCCGGTCTGCGGTGACACCGTCCGCGAGGTGTCCTACGCGGAGCGGTCCTTCCAGTATTGCCCGACCTGCCAGACCGGCGGCAAGATCCTGGCCGACCGCAGGATGTCGCGGCTGCTCAAGTAG
- a CDS encoding Dyp-type peroxidase, with amino-acid sequence MSEPQSILEPLTPAAIFLVATIDEGGEAVVRDTLADIAGLRRSVGFRIPGAGLSCVTAIGSAAWDRLFAGPKPAELHEFPGFVGAHHQAPATPGDLLFHIRAQNQDACFELAMAIGDRLAGAATIVDETIGFRYFEQRDLLGFVDGTENPEGHSAYTAALVGDEDPEFRGGSYVIVQKYLHPLADWRALTVEQQEKIIGRTKLDDFELSDADKPADSHVAVNTIVDADGTEREILRANMPFGSVKDGEFGTYYIAYAATPSVTELMLTRMFVGTEEAAYDRILDFSIAVTGTSFFAPTADFLEELPPPPDDTAAAEQVRPNDIGAGSLGIGTLKRSRS; translated from the coding sequence ATGAGCGAGCCGCAGTCCATTCTTGAACCGCTCACACCGGCCGCGATCTTCCTCGTGGCCACCATCGACGAGGGTGGCGAGGCGGTCGTGCGGGACACGCTCGCCGATATCGCCGGACTGCGCCGCTCGGTCGGATTCCGCATTCCCGGAGCGGGACTCAGCTGCGTCACCGCGATCGGCTCCGCCGCATGGGATCGGCTCTTCGCCGGCCCCAAGCCCGCCGAACTGCACGAGTTCCCCGGGTTCGTCGGCGCCCACCACCAGGCCCCCGCGACGCCCGGTGATCTGCTGTTCCATATTCGGGCGCAGAATCAGGACGCCTGCTTCGAGCTCGCCATGGCGATCGGCGACCGGCTGGCGGGCGCGGCCACCATCGTGGACGAGACCATCGGCTTCCGCTATTTCGAGCAGCGCGACCTGCTCGGATTCGTGGACGGCACCGAGAATCCCGAGGGGCACTCGGCCTACACGGCCGCACTGGTCGGCGACGAGGACCCCGAATTCCGCGGCGGCAGTTACGTCATCGTGCAGAAGTATCTGCATCCGCTGGCGGACTGGCGGGCGTTGACGGTCGAGCAGCAGGAAAAGATCATCGGCCGCACCAAGCTGGACGACTTCGAACTCTCCGACGCCGACAAGCCCGCGGACTCGCACGTCGCGGTGAACACCATCGTGGACGCCGACGGCACCGAACGCGAGATCCTGCGCGCCAACATGCCTTTCGGCAGCGTCAAGGACGGCGAGTTCGGCACCTACTACATCGCCTACGCGGCAACGCCCAGCGTCACCGAGCTGATGCTGACGCGCATGTTCGTCGGCACCGAGGAGGCGGCCTACGACCGCATCCTCGATTTCTCCATCGCGGTCACCGGCACCTCGTTCTTCGCGCCGACCGCCGATTTCCTCGAAGAACTTCCCCCACCGCCGGACGACACCGCAGCAGCGGAACAGGTGCGGCCCAACGACATCGGCGCCGGCTCACTCGGTATCGGCACGTTGAAAAGGAGCAGGTCATGA
- the cobF gene encoding precorrin-6A synthase (deacetylating), whose protein sequence is MQKLSVIGIGAGDPDQVTMQAVKALRQVDVFFVIGKGAEKQELVDVRTAILAEHAERPYRIVEIADPPRDRAPADYRGVVEDWHERRAALLEAAFVVADGVGGILVWGDPSLYDSTLRMIERVLARGAVRFDYEVIPGVTSVQALAARHRMVLHGIGEPVRITTGRRLREEGLADAAVVMLDGDCSFTEVPGTDVHIWWGAYLGMPDETLIAGPLREVEQRIVERRARLRAEKGWIMDVYLLRRG, encoded by the coding sequence ATGCAGAAGCTCTCGGTGATCGGCATCGGTGCGGGCGATCCCGACCAGGTGACGATGCAGGCGGTCAAGGCGCTGCGGCAGGTGGACGTGTTCTTCGTAATCGGCAAGGGCGCCGAGAAACAGGAGCTGGTCGACGTGCGCACCGCGATTCTGGCCGAACACGCCGAACGGCCGTACCGGATCGTGGAGATCGCCGATCCGCCGCGCGACCGCGCGCCCGCCGACTATCGGGGCGTGGTCGAGGACTGGCACGAGCGCAGGGCCGCGCTGCTGGAGGCGGCCTTCGTCGTGGCCGACGGGGTCGGCGGCATCCTGGTGTGGGGTGATCCGTCGCTCTACGACAGCACGTTGCGGATGATCGAACGGGTGCTCGCCCGCGGTGCCGTGCGGTTCGACTACGAGGTGATTCCCGGTGTCACCAGCGTGCAGGCGCTGGCCGCGCGGCATCGCATGGTGCTGCACGGGATCGGTGAGCCGGTGCGCATCACGACGGGCAGGCGGCTGCGTGAGGAGGGACTGGCCGATGCCGCGGTGGTGATGCTCGACGGCGACTGCTCGTTCACCGAGGTGCCCGGCACCGATGTGCACATCTGGTGGGGCGCCTACCTCGGGATGCCGGACGAGACGTTGATCGCGGGCCCGCTGCGGGAGGTCGAACAGCGGATCGTCGAGCGCAGGGCCCGGTTGCGTGCGGAAAAGGGTTGGATCATGGACGTCTACCTGTTGCGTCGCGGTTGA